In Flavobacterium gelatinilyticum, a genomic segment contains:
- a CDS encoding MFS transporter, whose translation MNNISQKLSIKEKIGYSLGDLAANLVFQTLMTYLAYFYTDIYGLSPTDSSIIMLIVGLVAAFIFNPIIGVLADRTSTKWGKFRPWILITAIPLGVVALLAFSTPDFSYKGKVIYAVLTYTLLLLFYAANNLPYSALSGVITGDMKERNSMSSYRFVAVMFAQFFVQVFMLGIIKSAGNGDKAVGIEKVMTALAIIGTIMLLITFLTTKERIIPKPEQKSSVKEDLSDLIKNRPWVIMLTLTTLVFVTLAMKGGSYVYYFENYVNKEQLAVFIQPILDFLTTIGLNHFGNDPVSAGFGLFNAGGIIFMIVGITLSKNLADRYGKRNVFGLFLFISTLFIIAFYFFPPASIGLIFFSQILHGFFYGITIPILWAMIADVADYSEWLNNRRATAIIFSAMMVGLKTGLSIGGALTTLFLGYFHYVPNASHQSETAINGIKLLVSIFPAIPFLIGAGLLFFYKINKEMEVQIETELKERRS comes from the coding sequence ATGAATAACATTTCACAAAAACTATCCATCAAAGAAAAAATAGGATACAGCTTAGGAGACTTAGCGGCCAATCTGGTTTTTCAGACTTTGATGACGTATCTGGCGTATTTCTACACCGATATTTACGGCTTGTCGCCAACAGATTCTTCTATCATTATGCTGATCGTTGGTCTTGTTGCAGCCTTTATTTTTAATCCGATTATCGGGGTTTTGGCAGACCGAACGAGTACCAAATGGGGAAAGTTCAGACCATGGATTTTAATAACCGCAATTCCGCTTGGAGTGGTGGCTTTATTAGCCTTTTCAACTCCGGATTTCTCATATAAAGGAAAAGTAATTTATGCGGTTTTAACCTATACTTTATTATTGCTTTTTTATGCTGCAAACAATTTGCCGTATTCTGCTTTAAGCGGAGTAATTACAGGCGATATGAAAGAACGAAACAGTATGTCATCGTACCGTTTTGTAGCGGTTATGTTTGCACAGTTTTTCGTTCAGGTTTTCATGCTCGGCATTATAAAAAGTGCTGGAAATGGAGATAAGGCAGTGGGAATCGAGAAAGTAATGACCGCTCTGGCAATTATTGGAACAATCATGCTTTTAATTACGTTTTTAACGACCAAAGAAAGAATCATTCCAAAACCAGAACAAAAGTCAAGTGTTAAAGAAGATTTGAGCGATTTAATCAAAAACAGACCTTGGGTAATCATGCTTACGCTGACGACTTTGGTTTTTGTGACTTTGGCAATGAAAGGCGGTTCGTATGTATATTATTTTGAAAACTATGTCAACAAAGAACAATTAGCTGTTTTTATTCAGCCGATATTGGATTTCCTAACTACAATTGGGCTAAATCATTTTGGCAATGATCCTGTTTCTGCGGGCTTTGGTTTATTCAATGCAGGCGGTATTATCTTTATGATTGTTGGAATTACATTGTCTAAAAATTTAGCAGACAGATATGGAAAACGAAATGTTTTTGGACTGTTTTTATTCATTTCGACTTTATTCATTATCGCTTTCTATTTCTTTCCGCCAGCTTCAATCGGATTGATATTTTTCTCTCAAATTCTGCACGGCTTTTTCTACGGAATCACCATCCCGATTCTTTGGGCGATGATTGCTGATGTTGCCGATTATTCAGAATGGTTGAATAACCGTCGTGCCACTGCGATTATTTTTTCTGCCATGATGGTTGGACTAAAAACAGGATTAAGTATTGGAGGAGCTTTAACAACCTTGTTTTTAGGGTATTTTCATTACGTTCCAAATGCTTCTCATCAATCAGAAACAGCCATAAACGGAATCAAATTACTAGTGAGTATTTTCCCTGCAATCCCTTTTTTAATTGGAGCCGGATTGCTGTTTTTCTATAAAATCAATAAAGAAATGGAAGTGCAGATCGAAACAGAACTAAAAGAACGAAGAAGTTAA
- a CDS encoding endo-1,4-beta-xylanase translates to MKFINPYLLAVTTLFVVSCTSQKETNSLKDVYQNDFYIGTALSADQIEIKNAKEDSLIRKEFNAITAENIMKSMYTHPQKDKYDFALSDKFVAYGEKNKMFIHGHTLIWHSQLAPWMEKIADSTEMKAFMQDHINTIVSKYKGRIDSWDVVNEALNEDGTLRQSVFLKTLGEKYLVDAFKLAEKADPKAELYYNDYNIEEPTKRAGAIALIKKIKAQGGKVDGVGIQGHWRLGSPSLEEIEKSILEYSALGIKVAFTELDITVLPNPWDLKGAEISQNFEGSEKMNPYPKALPDSIQNKLAERYASIFKLFLKHKDKISRVTFWGVHDGQSWLNDWPIKGRTNYPLPFDKDLRHKKAYDSILKLKETKE, encoded by the coding sequence ATGAAATTTATTAATCCTTACTTATTGGCCGTCACAACTTTATTTGTGGTCAGCTGTACATCGCAGAAAGAAACGAATTCATTAAAAGATGTTTATCAAAACGATTTTTATATCGGAACCGCTTTAAGCGCAGATCAAATTGAAATTAAAAATGCCAAAGAAGATTCGCTGATTCGAAAAGAATTCAATGCTATAACGGCCGAAAATATTATGAAATCGATGTACACACATCCGCAGAAAGACAAATATGATTTTGCTTTATCGGATAAATTTGTGGCTTATGGAGAAAAAAATAAAATGTTTATTCATGGGCATACTTTGATATGGCACAGTCAATTAGCGCCTTGGATGGAGAAAATCGCTGACAGCACAGAAATGAAAGCTTTTATGCAGGATCATATTAATACCATTGTCTCAAAATATAAAGGAAGAATTGATTCCTGGGATGTTGTAAACGAAGCTTTGAATGAAGATGGAACTTTGCGACAATCGGTTTTTTTGAAAACGCTTGGAGAAAAATATTTGGTTGATGCTTTTAAACTAGCTGAAAAAGCAGATCCTAAAGCCGAATTATATTACAACGATTATAATATCGAAGAACCGACAAAAAGAGCCGGAGCAATTGCTTTGATAAAAAAAATAAAAGCTCAAGGCGGGAAAGTAGACGGAGTTGGTATTCAGGGACATTGGAGATTAGGAAGTCCTTCATTAGAAGAAATTGAAAAAAGTATTCTGGAATATTCTGCTTTGGGAATTAAAGTAGCATTTACAGAATTGGATATTACTGTTTTGCCAAATCCGTGGGATTTAAAAGGAGCAGAGATTAGTCAGAATTTCGAAGGAAGCGAAAAAATGAATCCGTATCCAAAAGCATTGCCAGATTCTATTCAAAACAAACTCGCAGAGCGTTATGCATCAATATTTAAATTATTTTTAAAGCATAAAGACAAAATTAGCAGAGTGACTTTTTGGGGTGTTCATGATGGTCAATCCTGGCTGAACGACTGGCCAATAAAAGGAAGAACAAATTATCCTTTGCCATTCGATAAAGATTTGAGACATAAAAAAGCTTACGATAGTATTTTAAAGTTGAAGGAAACTAAAGAATAA
- a CDS encoding glycosyl hydrolase 115 family protein, translating into MCLKIKTSYIISLLFLIGLCAKSHAINPEKYVVNQASQENFPLVSKGKTASILMSDKDFAGVLKVVGHLENDIFKVSDLHPKKVKKIAEAEDFVVIIGTLGKNEIIDQLVKEGKIDKNQLQGKWEKFTTQIVENPFIGIKKALVIAGSDKRGMIYGIYDLSNQIGISPWYFWADVPVKKQSELHVLPGIHTQGEPKVKYRGIFINDEAPALTGWAFEKYGGFNSKFYDTVFELILRMKGNYVWPAMWGRMFYVEDPQNAVLADEYGIVMGTSHHEPLTRAHAEWGKANGKWDFSTNSEALINFWKDGIKRMGDKETIVTIGMRGDGDEPMTEGTAIDLLEKIVKTQRNIIQEVTKKPIEETPQMWALYKEVQDYYDKGMTVPDDVTLLLCDDNWGNIRKLPELNAKPRKGGYGIYYHYDYVGGPRNYKWINTNQIERTWEQMDLAYQYGVDKIWIVNVGDIKPMEFPIEFFLDMAWNPEKFNAQNVQDYYVNWAKENFGNQFTGEISEILKLYTKYNARRKPELLDAKTYSVTNYNEADRVVADYQKLVEKANAINEKLQPEYKDAFYQLVLFPVLASSNLNELYVATAKNQFYAEQGNVIANTYAEKVKELFEKDSQLTNYYHTKLANGKWNHMMSQTHIGYDNWQQPDKNVIPNTKTVEVSSKAQKEISAENSPKAEKLINKYSDNVHGFVESNGYISIESKNYSKAINSGSVKWTIIPNLGKTDSGITIKPSNIQPFEISEQSPRLEYNVHFFTKGKIKVKAYFSPTINFKIGNGLKYGIAFDSEKPQIINLNADSSEKNWAESVANNIKVITSTHQIGKAGNHVLKIYAVDPALVLQKIVIETEEDKVLESYLGPPESFRKE; encoded by the coding sequence ATGTGTTTGAAAATTAAAACATCCTACATTATCTCACTGCTTTTCCTAATTGGATTATGCGCAAAATCGCACGCCATAAATCCAGAGAAATATGTAGTTAATCAAGCTTCTCAAGAAAATTTTCCTTTGGTTTCAAAAGGGAAAACGGCTTCGATTTTGATGAGCGATAAAGATTTTGCAGGAGTTTTAAAAGTGGTTGGACATTTAGAAAATGACATTTTTAAAGTTTCAGATTTACATCCAAAAAAAGTCAAAAAGATTGCTGAAGCAGAAGATTTTGTTGTCATAATTGGAACATTAGGAAAAAACGAAATCATCGATCAATTGGTCAAAGAAGGAAAAATTGATAAAAATCAGCTTCAGGGAAAATGGGAAAAATTTACCACACAAATCGTAGAAAATCCGTTTATAGGAATTAAAAAAGCGTTGGTAATTGCTGGCTCAGACAAGAGAGGAATGATTTACGGGATTTACGATTTGTCTAATCAGATTGGAATTTCGCCTTGGTATTTCTGGGCAGATGTTCCGGTGAAAAAGCAATCAGAATTACACGTTTTGCCCGGAATTCATACACAGGGAGAACCAAAAGTAAAATATCGTGGGATTTTTATTAATGATGAAGCGCCAGCATTGACAGGTTGGGCTTTTGAAAAATATGGCGGATTCAATTCGAAATTCTACGATACTGTTTTTGAGTTGATTCTCAGGATGAAAGGAAATTATGTATGGCCGGCAATGTGGGGCAGAATGTTTTATGTCGAAGATCCGCAGAACGCTGTTTTAGCCGATGAATACGGAATTGTGATGGGAACTTCGCATCATGAACCCCTGACGCGGGCACACGCCGAATGGGGAAAAGCAAATGGAAAATGGGATTTTAGTACCAATTCGGAAGCTTTGATTAATTTCTGGAAAGACGGAATTAAAAGAATGGGCGATAAAGAAACCATTGTTACGATTGGAATGCGTGGCGATGGCGACGAACCGATGACGGAAGGAACGGCAATTGATTTGTTAGAAAAGATTGTCAAAACCCAGCGAAATATCATTCAGGAAGTAACCAAAAAACCGATTGAAGAAACGCCTCAAATGTGGGCTCTTTACAAAGAGGTTCAGGATTATTACGATAAGGGAATGACTGTTCCAGACGATGTAACGCTTTTATTGTGTGATGATAATTGGGGAAATATTCGCAAATTACCAGAACTTAACGCAAAACCTAGAAAAGGCGGTTACGGAATTTATTATCATTATGACTATGTTGGCGGTCCGCGAAATTACAAATGGATCAACACAAACCAAATTGAAAGAACTTGGGAACAAATGGATTTGGCGTATCAATATGGAGTTGATAAAATCTGGATTGTAAATGTGGGCGATATTAAACCAATGGAATTCCCGATTGAGTTTTTCCTTGATATGGCTTGGAATCCTGAAAAGTTTAATGCACAAAATGTTCAGGATTATTATGTGAATTGGGCAAAAGAAAATTTCGGAAACCAGTTTACGGGAGAAATCTCAGAGATTTTAAAGTTATACACGAAGTACAATGCGCGAAGAAAACCGGAATTATTAGACGCTAAAACATACAGCGTAACCAATTATAATGAAGCTGACCGAGTTGTTGCGGATTATCAGAAATTAGTTGAAAAAGCCAATGCCATAAACGAAAAATTGCAACCAGAATATAAAGACGCTTTTTATCAACTGGTTTTGTTTCCTGTTTTGGCAAGTTCGAATTTAAATGAATTATATGTTGCAACAGCTAAAAATCAGTTTTATGCAGAGCAGGGAAATGTTATTGCAAACACATATGCTGAAAAAGTAAAAGAGTTGTTTGAAAAAGATAGTCAGTTGACGAATTATTATCATACGAAATTGGCAAACGGCAAATGGAATCATATGATGTCGCAGACGCATATTGGCTATGATAATTGGCAACAGCCTGATAAAAATGTGATTCCGAATACAAAAACAGTTGAAGTTTCTAGCAAAGCTCAAAAGGAAATTTCTGCTGAAAATTCTCCAAAGGCTGAAAAATTAATTAATAAATATTCAGACAATGTTCACGGTTTTGTTGAAAGCAACGGTTACATTTCAATAGAAAGTAAAAATTATTCGAAAGCCATAAATTCAGGCTCCGTAAAATGGACTATTATTCCAAATCTCGGTAAAACAGATTCTGGAATAACTATAAAACCTTCAAATATTCAGCCGTTTGAAATTTCAGAACAATCACCAAGGTTAGAATACAATGTTCATTTTTTTACTAAAGGGAAGATAAAAGTAAAAGCTTATTTTTCGCCAACAATCAATTTTAAAATAGGCAACGGATTAAAATACGGAATTGCTTTCGATTCGGAAAAACCTCAAATCATAAACCTAAACGCTGATTCTTCAGAGAAAAATTGGGCAGAATCGGTTGCAAATAATATAAAAGTAATTACTTCAACACATCAAATAGGAAAAGCAGGAAATCATGTTTTGAAAATTTATGCCGTTGATCCGGCTTTGGTACTTCAGAAAATTGTAATTGAAACAGAAGAAGATAAAGTTCTGGAGTCGTATTTGGGACCACCGGAAAGTTTTAGAAAGGAATAA
- the uxuA gene encoding mannonate dehydratase, giving the protein MQQTMRWFGPQDNVTLVDIKQAGATGIVTALHQIPVGDIWTVQDIQERQEIIRNAGLEWLVVESLPVHEEIKRASGNYLQYIENYKTSLKNLADCGIKIITYNFMPILDWVRTNHNFINEDGSKALLYNQDAFTYFDVFLLKRPNSENDYSDAEKEKALQFGNQLSEDEKALLFKNVLLGLPGSKINFTAEQILSLLDNYSDINNEKLRENLIYFLSEVTPIAEQNGQKLAIHPDDPPFSVLGLPRIVSTEADLKEIFSAVPSTANGLCYCTGSLSADPKNNLEKIIDDHENRIHFLHLRNTIRESETIFRESEHLNGDANMGAIVEKLLLLMNKTKVSLPMRPDHGFLHQVDEKTETYPGYSLTGRLKGLAELRGLEMGIGYKLNL; this is encoded by the coding sequence ATGCAGCAAACCATGCGTTGGTTTGGACCTCAGGACAACGTAACTTTAGTAGATATTAAACAAGCAGGAGCAACAGGAATTGTAACGGCTTTGCATCAAATTCCGGTTGGAGATATCTGGACAGTTCAGGATATTCAGGAAAGACAGGAAATAATAAGAAATGCCGGTTTGGAGTGGTTGGTTGTAGAAAGCCTTCCGGTTCATGAAGAAATCAAACGCGCTTCTGGAAATTATTTGCAATACATTGAAAATTATAAAACCAGCTTAAAAAATCTGGCAGATTGTGGAATAAAAATCATAACCTACAATTTTATGCCGATTCTGGATTGGGTGAGAACCAATCATAATTTTATAAATGAAGATGGGAGTAAAGCTTTGTTGTACAATCAGGATGCGTTTACCTATTTTGATGTGTTTCTTTTGAAAAGACCAAATTCAGAAAATGATTATTCGGATGCGGAAAAAGAAAAAGCATTGCAGTTTGGAAATCAATTGTCTGAAGACGAAAAAGCTTTGCTATTTAAAAATGTTTTATTGGGATTACCAGGAAGCAAAATCAATTTTACCGCAGAACAGATTTTATCGCTTTTAGATAATTATTCCGATATCAACAATGAAAAACTAAGAGAAAACCTGATTTATTTTCTATCAGAAGTAACGCCAATTGCAGAGCAAAATGGACAAAAATTAGCGATTCATCCAGACGATCCGCCGTTTTCGGTTTTGGGACTTCCAAGAATTGTTTCAACAGAAGCTGATTTGAAAGAGATTTTTAGTGCGGTTCCTTCGACAGCAAATGGATTGTGTTATTGCACAGGTTCATTAAGCGCCGATCCAAAAAATAATCTGGAGAAAATAATAGATGATCACGAAAATCGAATCCATTTTTTACACCTTCGAAATACCATCCGCGAAAGCGAAACTATTTTCAGGGAATCGGAACATTTAAACGGCGATGCAAATATGGGCGCAATTGTAGAAAAATTATTGCTGTTGATGAATAAAACAAAAGTAAGCTTGCCAATGCGCCCCGATCATGGTTTTCTTCACCAAGTCGATGAAAAAACAGAAACGTATCCTGGCTATTCTTTAACTGGAAGGCTAAAAGGTCTTGCCGAGTTAAGAGGTTTAGAAATGGGGATTGGGTATAAATTGAATTTGTAA
- a CDS encoding SDR family NAD(P)-dependent oxidoreductase, with translation MSNKTAIVTGGNSGLGFATAKKLCDNGIKTYIIGRSKEKTEDACAAIGENAIPVIFDLNNLAGIPAMIENITKENPIDILVNNAGINMKKEIPDVTDEDFLSIIHTNLLSVFSVSREVVKNMKANGSGSIINISSMASQYGIPKVIAYSASKGAIESMTRAMATELASAGIRVNCIAPGFIKTKMSAAALDNDPERKNKVLGRTPMGFLGEPSDIADAVYYFALSESKYTTGTVLPVDGGNSIGF, from the coding sequence ATGAGTAATAAAACAGCAATTGTAACCGGAGGAAATTCGGGATTAGGCTTTGCAACAGCAAAAAAACTTTGTGATAACGGAATCAAAACGTACATAATCGGAAGATCAAAAGAAAAAACAGAAGATGCCTGCGCGGCAATTGGAGAAAATGCTATTCCGGTAATTTTCGACTTGAATAATCTGGCTGGAATTCCTGCGATGATTGAAAACATTACAAAAGAAAATCCAATTGATATTTTGGTAAACAACGCAGGAATCAACATGAAAAAAGAAATTCCAGATGTAACTGATGAAGATTTTCTTTCGATCATTCATACCAACTTACTAAGCGTTTTTTCTGTTAGCAGAGAAGTGGTAAAAAATATGAAAGCTAATGGAAGCGGAAGCATTATCAACATCAGCTCTATGGCATCTCAATACGGAATTCCAAAGGTAATAGCCTATTCGGCAAGTAAAGGTGCAATTGAATCCATGACGCGCGCTATGGCAACAGAATTAGCTTCTGCAGGAATTCGCGTAAACTGTATCGCTCCTGGATTTATTAAAACCAAAATGTCTGCCGCAGCTTTGGATAATGATCCGGAAAGAAAAAATAAAGTATTGGGAAGAACACCAATGGGCTTCTTAGGAGAACCTTCAGACATTGCAGATGCAGTTTATTATTTCGCTTTAAGCGAATCAAAATATACTACTGGTACAGTTCTGCCGGTTGATGGTGGTAATAGCATTGGATTTTAA
- a CDS encoding alpha-glucuronidase family glycosyl hydrolase translates to MTSLRFIFLFLLISFSASAQKDYKLWLQYNAVSNSALASEYKNDLKRIVVLGNSETIKIAQKELQTGFQDMLGTIPEIKSDVKEENNLVVGSQSNLNAETKNELKSDFDKINEEGFIIKSISLKNKKQIIITGKNDVAVLYGVFNFLRMLQTNKSLKNLNIADSPKTNIRILNHWDNLDRTVERGYAGFSLWNWQKLPDFIDQRYIDYARANASIGINGTVLTNVNANALILTPQYLEKVEALANVFRSYGIKVYLTARFSAPIEIGNLKTADPKEPEVINWWKNKAAEIYKRIPDFGGFLVKANSEGQPGPQNYGRDHVDGANMLADAVAPFGGVIMWRAFVYSEHDANDRAKQAYAEFQPYDGKFKENVIVQVKNGAIDFQPREPFHPLFGAMPKTPLMMEFQITQEYLGFSTHLVFLPKLFQEVLESDTYQKVKGSTVAKVVDGTLYQNKLTGIAGVANIGNDLNWTGHPFAQANWYGFGRLAWNPYLDSETIADEWLRSTFSNDENFIKPVKNIMIKSREAVVNYMTPLGLHHIMDTGHHYGPGPWVSNLSRPEWNPTYYHKADKNGIGFDRSKTGTNATAQYAPEVERLFDNLETCPEQDLLWFHHVSWDYKLKNGQTLWNGMSLKYQEGVNQVSEMQNVWKKTEKYIDHERFHEVEMLLEIQYKEAKWWRDACLLYFQQFSGKELPAGVEKPTQTLDYFKSLKFPFAPGNG, encoded by the coding sequence ATGACTTCATTAAGATTTATTTTCCTGTTTCTTTTGATTTCCTTTTCGGCTTCGGCACAAAAGGATTATAAATTGTGGCTTCAATATAATGCGGTAAGTAACTCAGCATTGGCTTCAGAATACAAAAACGATCTTAAAAGAATTGTGGTTTTAGGAAATTCAGAAACTATTAAAATTGCTCAGAAAGAACTTCAAACAGGTTTTCAGGATATGCTGGGAACTATTCCAGAAATCAAATCAGATGTAAAAGAAGAGAATAATCTCGTTGTTGGTTCGCAATCGAATTTAAATGCCGAAACTAAAAACGAATTAAAATCGGATTTCGATAAAATAAATGAAGAAGGGTTTATCATCAAATCCATTTCCCTTAAAAACAAAAAACAAATTATCATCACAGGAAAAAATGACGTTGCCGTTTTATACGGAGTTTTTAATTTCCTGAGAATGTTACAGACCAATAAATCGCTTAAAAACTTAAACATTGCCGATTCACCAAAAACTAATATCAGAATTTTAAACCATTGGGATAATTTAGACCGAACTGTCGAAAGAGGTTACGCTGGATTTTCGCTTTGGAACTGGCAGAAACTTCCAGATTTTATAGATCAGCGTTATATTGACTACGCTAGAGCGAATGCGTCAATCGGGATTAACGGAACGGTTTTAACCAATGTAAATGCCAATGCTTTAATTCTGACGCCGCAATATTTAGAAAAAGTAGAAGCTTTAGCCAATGTTTTCAGATCTTATGGAATAAAAGTTTATTTAACGGCAAGGTTTTCGGCGCCGATTGAAATTGGAAACTTAAAAACGGCTGATCCAAAAGAACCAGAAGTTATTAATTGGTGGAAAAATAAAGCAGCAGAAATCTATAAACGAATTCCGGATTTTGGCGGATTTTTGGTAAAAGCCAATTCTGAAGGTCAGCCGGGTCCGCAAAATTACGGAAGAGATCACGTCGACGGAGCCAATATGCTTGCCGATGCTGTTGCGCCTTTTGGCGGTGTAATTATGTGGCGAGCGTTTGTCTATTCGGAACATGATGCGAACGATCGTGCGAAACAAGCTTATGCTGAATTTCAGCCTTATGATGGAAAATTCAAAGAAAATGTAATTGTTCAGGTAAAAAATGGAGCGATCGATTTTCAGCCGAGAGAACCATTTCATCCTTTATTTGGCGCGATGCCAAAAACGCCTTTAATGATGGAATTTCAAATCACGCAGGAATATTTAGGTTTTAGCACGCATTTGGTTTTTCTGCCAAAATTATTTCAGGAAGTTTTAGAATCAGATACGTATCAAAAAGTAAAAGGTTCAACTGTTGCCAAAGTTGTTGACGGTACTTTATACCAAAACAAACTAACCGGAATTGCAGGTGTTGCTAATATCGGAAATGATTTAAACTGGACAGGACATCCTTTTGCGCAAGCAAATTGGTATGGTTTCGGAAGATTGGCTTGGAATCCGTATTTAGATTCGGAAACGATTGCTGATGAATGGTTGAGAAGCACTTTTTCGAATGATGAAAACTTCATTAAACCTGTAAAAAATATCATGATCAAATCGCGCGAAGCGGTTGTAAATTATATGACACCACTTGGATTGCATCATATTATGGATACGGGTCATCATTATGGACCAGGACCTTGGGTTTCGAATTTGTCCAGACCAGAATGGAATCCGACGTATTATCATAAAGCAGACAAAAACGGAATTGGTTTCGATCGATCAAAAACAGGAACCAATGCTACAGCACAATATGCGCCTGAGGTTGAGAGACTTTTTGATAATTTAGAAACTTGTCCAGAGCAAGATCTTTTATGGTTTCATCATGTTTCGTGGGATTATAAACTCAAAAACGGTCAAACACTTTGGAACGGCATGTCATTGAAATATCAGGAAGGCGTAAATCAGGTCAGTGAAATGCAGAATGTCTGGAAGAAAACTGAAAAATATATCGACCACGAACGTTTTCACGAAGTCGAGATGTTATTAGAAATTCAATACAAAGAAGCAAAATGGTGGAGAGATGCGTGTCTGCTATATTTTCAGCAGTTTTCAGGAAAAGAACTTCCGGCGGGAGTTGAAAAACCAACGCAGACTTTGGATTATTTTAAATCATTAAAATTCCCATTTGCACCGGGAAATGGATAA
- a CDS encoding YbhB/YbcL family Raf kinase inhibitor-like protein yields the protein MKKLSLILAMSAIFSTSIFAQKTFTLTSKDLGGETTKIQEFNGFGCSGENQSPQLSWKNAPEGTKSFAVTMYDPDAPTGSGFWHWVVVDIPANVNELVTNAGTKNLVPKGAIQSVTDYGIRGFGGPCPPVGHGYHQYIITVYALKTDKLGTDENTNPAVVGFNLWNQTLAKASIVAYYKR from the coding sequence ATGAAAAAGCTAAGTTTAATTTTGGCGATGTCAGCGATTTTTTCGACATCTATTTTTGCACAAAAAACATTTACCTTAACCAGTAAAGATTTAGGAGGAGAAACGACTAAAATTCAGGAATTCAACGGATTTGGATGTTCGGGTGAAAACCAATCTCCGCAGCTATCATGGAAAAATGCTCCAGAAGGAACCAAAAGTTTTGCTGTAACCATGTACGATCCAGATGCGCCAACAGGAAGCGGATTCTGGCATTGGGTTGTAGTGGATATTCCGGCAAATGTAAACGAATTGGTGACCAATGCAGGAACAAAAAATCTTGTTCCAAAAGGAGCAATTCAAAGTGTTACCGATTACGGAATTAGAGGTTTTGGAGGACCTTGCCCGCCAGTTGGTCACGGATATCACCAATATATTATTACGGTTTATGCTTTAAAAACAGATAAATTAGGAACAGACGAAAATACAAATCCGGCAGTTGTTGGATTCAATCTTTGGAACCAGACTTTGGCAAAAGCCAGTATTGTAGCATATTACAAAAGATAA
- a CDS encoding helix-turn-helix domain-containing protein → MKTITLPDEMNLEKSQQVHVVGYSSSKDVSKQQIILNQNIISFLIEGTKEVIFDNEALSITPSKFIVMRSGNCLMTEKRISETSLYKSVLLFFSNEMLHNFIRKMESEKSESIEPKSVYAFDYDDFLKRFVESLVDISNLSKAVQLKLLEVKFEEIMLYLTDKYGTDFLYSLTTNSDDAAQKFIRTIENSHLSKLTLKELAFLCNMSVSTFKREFEKYYSESPIKWFQNKRLEHAHYLLSQEKSPSEVYFEAGYENLSSFSQAYKIKYGVTPKHHKTI, encoded by the coding sequence ATGAAAACAATTACACTTCCAGACGAAATGAATTTAGAAAAATCACAACAGGTACACGTTGTGGGCTACAGCAGTTCTAAAGATGTTTCGAAACAACAGATTATTCTAAATCAGAACATAATAAGTTTTTTGATTGAAGGCACAAAAGAAGTCATTTTTGATAATGAAGCCTTATCGATAACACCTTCTAAGTTTATTGTAATGCGATCTGGAAATTGTTTAATGACAGAAAAAAGAATCTCTGAAACTTCTCTTTATAAAAGTGTTCTTTTATTTTTCTCTAATGAAATGCTTCATAATTTCATTCGAAAAATGGAATCTGAAAAATCAGAATCAATCGAACCAAAATCGGTTTATGCATTTGATTATGATGATTTTTTAAAACGTTTTGTAGAAAGTTTAGTCGATATTTCTAATCTTTCAAAAGCAGTTCAGCTAAAATTATTAGAAGTGAAATTTGAAGAAATTATGCTTTATCTCACAGATAAATATGGAACAGACTTTCTTTATTCTCTAACTACAAACAGCGATGATGCTGCGCAAAAATTCATTCGAACTATCGAAAACAGTCATTTGAGCAAGCTGACTTTAAAAGAATTAGCTTTTTTATGCAATATGAGTGTTTCTACTTTTAAAAGAGAGTTTGAAAAATACTATTCAGAATCGCCTATAAAATGGTTTCAGAACAAAAGACTGGAACATGCTCATTACTTGCTGAGTCAGGAAAAAAGTCCTTCAGAAGTTTATTTTGAAGCAGGTTACGAAAATCTTTCAAGCTTTAGTCAGGCTTATAAAATTAAATACGGCGTTACGCCCAAACATCACAAAACGATTTGA